In a single window of the Coprothermobacter proteolyticus DSM 5265 genome:
- a CDS encoding IMPACT family protein: MASYREVIKRSEFIGYAKAVFTEQEVHEFLQQVKLEHPKATHWVWAYKIEEIMFSSDAGEPSGSAGLPVLNAIRSSGLDYVMVVVVRYFGGVLLGIKGLIDAYNSVARKTLELANKGKVVRQRYVTMELSYEVYGKLYEDLARLVSEPDIRFQEQVIMCGWVDMARKEELEHLVAQRGMSLQWGQDERTMVA, translated from the coding sequence TTGGCTTCTTACAGAGAAGTCATAAAGCGCTCTGAGTTCATAGGTTACGCAAAAGCCGTTTTTACTGAGCAGGAAGTGCATGAGTTCCTACAGCAGGTAAAGTTAGAACATCCGAAAGCTACGCACTGGGTGTGGGCATATAAGATAGAGGAGATTATGTTCTCCAGTGATGCAGGAGAACCCAGTGGCAGTGCAGGGTTACCCGTTCTAAATGCCATCAGGAGTAGTGGACTAGATTATGTCATGGTAGTTGTAGTTAGATATTTTGGTGGTGTGCTTCTTGGCATTAAGGGACTCATTGATGCCTATAACTCGGTGGCAAGAAAGACACTAGAACTTGCAAACAAAGGCAAAGTAGTGCGCCAGCGTTATGTAACAATGGAGCTGAGTTATGAGGTTTATGGAAAACTATATGAAGATTTAGCACGTCTTGTCAGTGAACCAGATATTCGTTTTCAGGAGCAAGTAATCATGTGTGGCTGGGTGGACATGGCACGCAAAGAGGAATTAGAACATTTAGTGGCTCAGCGAGGTATGTCACTGCAGTGGGGACAAGATGAAAGGACGATGGTGGCTTGA
- a CDS encoding chromate transporter, translating into MNFSLLNLFLVFIKVGTLTIGGGYVMVPIFLEEIVNRRHWISEEEFFRVLSIAQVFPGPIAVNLAVASGYQLAGFAGSIIAALGATLPSLVIILIIAIFFKQAYALWWVQGLFFGLRPAVAALMVAAVWQLFTKRHWKVPSLILVLVITLIIFALGINPAWVILVYLGGLLTWIFYWNWQKRSYK; encoded by the coding sequence ATGAATTTTAGTCTGCTTAACCTTTTTCTTGTCTTCATAAAGGTCGGCACCTTGACCATCGGTGGCGGGTATGTTATGGTACCCATATTCCTAGAAGAGATTGTGAATAGACGCCACTGGATTAGCGAGGAAGAATTCTTTAGAGTACTTTCCATAGCCCAGGTATTCCCAGGCCCCATCGCAGTTAATTTGGCTGTCGCTTCAGGCTATCAGTTAGCTGGCTTTGCTGGTTCCATAATCGCCGCTCTAGGAGCCACACTGCCTTCTCTAGTGATTATTCTGATCATTGCCATTTTTTTCAAGCAAGCCTATGCGCTTTGGTGGGTACAGGGCCTGTTCTTCGGCTTAAGGCCTGCTGTAGCAGCACTCATGGTAGCTGCCGTGTGGCAGTTGTTTACCAAAAGACATTGGAAAGTGCCTTCTTTAATATTAGTGCTGGTAATCACACTCATAATATTTGCTTTGGGAATTAACCCAGCTTGGGTTATATTGGTTTACTTAGGAGGGCTGCTCACATGGATATTTTACTGGAACTGGCAAAAGCGTTCCTACAAATAG
- a CDS encoding MATE family efflux transporter, with protein sequence MSAQEKMLQGDPKKVIWSMSLPNMLGSLLSNALPAIELALIADLGTNAIAAVGIVGMLVSLIYVYNEVWGTGSVIVMANYLGKKEYEKARLALKETTYGKFFGALILVLLCLPFLEPLLRVLGAKPQIMLHAKGYALPYLLGIPFSMAGYSSYTFFRATGQTIWAMWFMLLQTALNIALDFFLILGFWIFPKLNLAGAGWAFLISWVVSDIAAFMFIATPRYELPTNISRHVRFTEVGAEVFRVGFYAGLSNLSTVAVSVITQRIINAVSIPVFAAYQVFNRIVQIPNTVVSSISLMSTPIMAQNVGAKLHDRVKAFVDYCLEIGVYLLGVFAIICLIFPGSLLSLFRVKDPTLVPLAVLALRIMAFVPLMSYTTSIFISYFQAYNNTKLPFILNSLAQWLFYAPMLYLLLMVLSVSPSTAFWVSSANTFLVLVLHWYYYRAHRKLIKTHFFD encoded by the coding sequence ATGAGTGCACAAGAGAAAATGCTTCAAGGTGACCCCAAAAAAGTAATCTGGTCAATGTCACTACCGAACATGTTGGGCTCATTGCTTTCTAACGCACTTCCTGCAATAGAATTAGCGCTCATCGCAGACTTGGGGACAAACGCCATAGCTGCTGTGGGCATTGTGGGCATGCTGGTCAGCCTTATCTACGTTTACAACGAGGTTTGGGGCACGGGTTCCGTAATTGTTATGGCGAACTACTTAGGCAAGAAAGAATACGAAAAAGCCAGACTCGCCTTAAAAGAAACAACTTACGGTAAGTTTTTCGGGGCACTTATTTTGGTACTGCTGTGCCTACCCTTTCTGGAGCCACTTCTTAGAGTGCTCGGAGCGAAACCCCAAATCATGCTACATGCGAAGGGCTATGCTTTGCCTTACTTACTCGGTATTCCCTTTTCCATGGCTGGCTATTCTTCTTATACGTTTTTCAGAGCTACTGGACAAACCATCTGGGCCATGTGGTTTATGTTATTGCAAACTGCACTCAATATCGCATTGGATTTCTTCCTAATCCTGGGTTTTTGGATCTTTCCTAAACTTAATCTTGCAGGAGCTGGGTGGGCTTTTCTAATCAGCTGGGTAGTATCAGACATTGCAGCCTTCATGTTTATTGCTACACCAAGATACGAACTACCCACGAATATTTCTAGGCATGTAAGGTTTACAGAAGTAGGAGCAGAAGTGTTCCGTGTAGGTTTTTATGCTGGACTAAGTAATCTTTCTACGGTGGCAGTCAGCGTAATTACACAGAGAATCATAAATGCGGTGTCCATACCGGTGTTTGCCGCCTATCAGGTATTCAACCGAATCGTGCAGATCCCCAACACCGTTGTTTCTTCCATTTCCCTCATGTCCACACCCATCATGGCTCAAAACGTAGGTGCAAAGCTACATGATCGAGTGAAAGCCTTTGTGGATTACTGCCTTGAGATAGGCGTGTATCTTTTAGGTGTCTTTGCCATCATATGCCTCATTTTCCCTGGCAGCCTGCTGAGTTTGTTCCGGGTAAAAGACCCAACCTTGGTACCACTAGCAGTTTTAGCTTTAAGAATAATGGCTTTTGTTCCACTAATGAGTTATACAACCTCCATTTTCATAAGCTACTTCCAAGCATACAACAACACGAAACTGCCTTTCATTTTGAACAGCCTTGCTCAGTGGCTGTTTTATGCACCCATGCTTTATCTTCTTCTCATGGTTCTTAGCGTATCGCCCTCTACAGCTTTTTGGGTTAGTTCCGCCAACACCTTCTTAGTACTGGTACTCCATTGGTACTACTACAGAGCTCATCGAAAACTAATTAAAACCCATTTCTTCGATTAG
- a CDS encoding cytochrome c biogenesis CcdA family protein, with protein sequence MDKISLWVVVSAALADSVNPCEIGILTMALLHIIFAYGKEKVLRIGLMFSLGVAISYFFYGIFIAHVFRYIASIRIIVGVAAILLAIPRMIYALRGEELKLTPTPLRPLVAGYLRKGSVWYALVGGLLAGFVLMPCSSGPYYVILTLLSHDIVTVRLKAYVWLALYNAIVVLPLVVITLAAHFLMDVTKVKEYKDKLVPLLEWASSLILLALGLYVLTQM encoded by the coding sequence GTGGACAAAATATCCCTGTGGGTGGTAGTTTCTGCTGCTTTAGCAGATAGTGTAAACCCTTGCGAGATTGGCATACTCACTATGGCTCTACTGCACATAATCTTTGCCTATGGCAAGGAGAAAGTACTTCGTATTGGCCTCATGTTTTCTCTGGGAGTAGCCATTAGCTACTTTTTCTATGGAATATTCATTGCCCACGTCTTCAGGTACATAGCCAGCATAAGAATCATTGTGGGCGTAGCAGCCATATTACTTGCCATACCACGCATGATTTACGCACTCCGAGGGGAGGAGCTTAAACTCACACCAACACCGCTACGGCCTCTGGTGGCCGGATATTTGCGTAAAGGTAGTGTTTGGTATGCTTTGGTAGGCGGCCTATTAGCTGGTTTCGTTCTCATGCCATGCAGTAGCGGACCTTACTACGTAATTCTGACTTTACTTAGTCATGACATTGTTACTGTGCGCTTGAAAGCTTATGTTTGGTTGGCTCTTTACAATGCGATTGTTGTTTTACCGCTTGTAGTTATAACTTTGGCAGCGCACTTCCTCATGGATGTAACTAAAGTGAAAGAATACAAAGATAAGCTTGTGCCATTGCTCGAGTGGGCTTCATCCCTTATTCTGCTCGCTTTAGGTCTTTATGTGCTTACTCAGATGTAA
- a CDS encoding chromate transporter — translation MDILLELAKAFLQIGVFSFGGGYAIVALIRYVVVNQYAWLTDLEFLDVLAISQITPGPIAINTATFVGYLMGGVWGSIVATFSSIAVPFLLVYSMSSLLTRVNPVYLDMFFDNITPLTFGLVIAATLSILSSSITDYYGVGIFLFALLLKQKTKLNSALILLLSGLLGEVLYLLVK, via the coding sequence ATGGATATTTTACTGGAACTGGCAAAAGCGTTCCTACAAATAGGCGTTTTTTCTTTCGGCGGTGGCTATGCCATCGTCGCCCTCATCCGGTACGTGGTGGTGAACCAGTACGCGTGGCTTACGGATTTGGAGTTCCTGGATGTGCTTGCCATATCCCAGATAACACCAGGTCCCATTGCCATAAATACAGCTACGTTCGTGGGCTATCTCATGGGAGGTGTTTGGGGTAGTATTGTAGCAACCTTCTCCTCCATTGCAGTGCCTTTTCTACTTGTTTATTCCATGTCGAGCTTGCTTACCAGAGTAAATCCCGTGTACTTGGACATGTTTTTTGATAACATAACACCCTTGACTTTCGGACTGGTAATAGCAGCCACATTGAGCATACTAAGTTCATCAATAACTGATTACTACGGGGTAGGTATTTTCCTCTTTGCGCTCTTATTGAAACAAAAAACAAAGCTGAATAGTGCCCTTATTTTGCTCCTAAGTGGCCTGTTGGGAGAAGTACTTTACCTGCTTGTTAAATAA